One part of the Natronomonas salsuginis genome encodes these proteins:
- a CDS encoding NfeD family protein, producing the protein MAELFGLSLPFFLILVGAALMVMEAFAPGAHFIVVGIALLAAGLVGLLLGSILPAAVLPIVLAAIVLVAGGVALYGYRQFDFYGGKGTGQTSDSKSLQGKTGRVTQRVTKSDGEVKLESGGFNPYYQARALDGEITEGEEVMVVDPGGGNVLTVESLSAFKDEIDEELAADRTRREGENGERDPESEGEPA; encoded by the coding sequence ATGGCTGAACTGTTCGGGCTGTCACTGCCGTTCTTTTTGATTCTCGTGGGGGCGGCCCTGATGGTTATGGAGGCGTTCGCCCCCGGCGCACACTTCATCGTCGTCGGGATCGCACTGCTCGCGGCCGGGCTCGTCGGCTTACTGTTGGGCAGCATCCTCCCGGCAGCGGTGTTGCCGATCGTTCTGGCAGCGATCGTCCTCGTCGCCGGTGGGGTGGCGCTGTACGGCTATCGGCAGTTCGATTTCTACGGCGGGAAGGGAACGGGGCAGACGAGCGACTCGAAATCGCTTCAGGGGAAGACCGGCCGCGTCACCCAACGCGTCACGAAAAGCGACGGTGAAGTGAAACTCGAAAGCGGCGGCTTCAATCCGTACTATCAGGCCCGGGCGCTCGACGGCGAAATCACCGAGGGGGAGGAGGTGATGGTGGTCGACCCCGGGGGCGGGAACGTGTTGACGGTCGAATCGCTCTCGGCGTTCAAAGACGAGATCGACGAGGAACTCGCCGCGGATCGCACCCGGCGGGAGGGCGAAAACGGCGAGCGTGACCCAGAAAGCGAGGGCGAACCGGCCTAA
- a CDS encoding DUF7312 domain-containing protein, whose product MSRDHDEASGGSDDAAGVPSDGDGGPDGQWRFSLDDIEARETAVEAAAEAERRRTEPIEPGTPSPENVLFVLLGVALALFIISRLFVG is encoded by the coding sequence ATGAGCCGGGATCACGACGAGGCGAGCGGCGGATCGGACGACGCGGCTGGCGTCCCAAGCGACGGCGACGGGGGACCGGACGGTCAGTGGCGGTTCTCCCTCGATGACATCGAGGCGCGCGAGACAGCGGTTGAGGCGGCAGCCGAAGCTGAACGCCGACGCACGGAACCGATCGAACCTGGTACGCCGTCCCCCGAGAACGTCCTCTTCGTCCTGCTCGGCGTCGCGCTGGCGCTCTTTATCATCTCTCGGCTGTTCGTCGGATAG
- a CDS encoding SDR family NAD(P)-dependent oxidoreductase yields MTRTAVIAGVGSGLGESIARRFLEEDCRVGLFARSETYLEELSAELGADALAVPTDITDPEAVEAGFEAVRSAFGPVDVLVNNASGGAWQGLCDISPDAFEEALRVSTHGGLLCSQAAVSDMLDGDGGTVIFTGATSAIRGRDGAIGFSAAKFAARGMAESMARELGPEGIHVAHVVIDGGIRPPGGDSERDDEQLLDPDAIADSYWHLVTQERSSWTLELDLRPHVEPF; encoded by the coding sequence ATGACGCGAACCGCAGTCATCGCCGGCGTCGGATCGGGGCTGGGCGAATCGATCGCGCGACGGTTCCTCGAGGAGGACTGCCGAGTCGGCCTTTTCGCCCGCTCGGAGACGTATCTCGAGGAACTGTCGGCCGAACTGGGAGCGGACGCCCTCGCCGTGCCGACCGACATCACCGATCCGGAAGCGGTGGAGGCCGGCTTCGAGGCGGTCCGGTCCGCGTTCGGCCCGGTCGACGTGCTCGTCAACAACGCCAGCGGCGGCGCGTGGCAGGGTCTGTGCGACATCTCTCCGGACGCCTTCGAGGAGGCGTTGCGCGTCTCCACACACGGCGGTCTGTTGTGCTCGCAAGCGGCGGTTTCGGACATGCTCGACGGTGACGGCGGCACCGTCATCTTCACCGGCGCGACCTCCGCGATCCGCGGTCGCGACGGCGCAATCGGCTTCAGCGCCGCGAAGTTCGCCGCCCGCGGCATGGCCGAATCGATGGCCAGAGAGCTCGGCCCCGAGGGGATCCACGTCGCCCACGTCGTCATCGACGGGGGGATTCGGCCGCCCGGTGGCGATAGCGAGCGCGACGACGAGCAACTGCTCGACCCCGACGCGATCGCGGATTCGTACTGGCACCTCGTCACCCAAGAGCGGTCGTCGTGGACGCTGGAGTTGGATCTCCGGCCGCACGTCGAGCCGTTCTGA
- the metG gene encoding methionine--tRNA ligase has product MHEEFPTDSPAVVTCGLPYANGDLHVGHLRTYVSGDAYSRALDRIGQSVAFVCGSDMHGTPIAVNAAEAGVDPETFALEYHEQYESTFPEFNVEFDNYGHTHDETNTEMTQSFVRSWIDGDHVFEKEIEVAWDAETDQPLPDRFVEGTCPYCGELARGDECDEGCQRHLEPGEIEEPVSTITGNPAEYRTRPHKFLRLSDFQEYLQGFIDRLEGTDNARNQPREWIEGELQDLCITRGMDWGIDFPGEGEEDLVLYVWVDAPIEYVSSTKQYTERVGADEFDWEAVWKNHGTDTEPDGGEIVHVIGHDIIQHHTVFWPAMLRGAEFNEPRAVMACGFVNLAGKAFSTSRNRAVWADDYVESGFHPDLYRYHIVTGSEFTADVDFSWDGLQERVNNELVGTLGNFLYRSLLFAERNYDGTPDAEVSEEVETRIEEAIEEFREAVNDYRVRGLGRVPVELAKFGNEYIQRHEPWKLTDNEPETAAQVIRDCVQLSKAIAVLMEPVLPEKADALWAQLGEDGRVADVEVEAALSSPPAAFDAPEELFEKIEDDRVEELNEQLEARVEAATADEEAEGDDSNAGDEAADVTDLDPIADDRVSFETFSELDLRVGEIVSAEPIEGADKLAKLEVDIGLETRQIVAGIKQLHDLDELPGTRIVVVANLEKGELFGVESDGMLLAAGEEADLLTTHGDAVPGTKVR; this is encoded by the coding sequence ATGCACGAGGAGTTCCCGACGGATTCCCCAGCGGTGGTCACCTGCGGGTTGCCCTACGCCAACGGCGACCTCCACGTCGGCCATCTCCGGACGTACGTCAGCGGCGACGCCTACTCGCGGGCGCTCGACCGGATCGGCCAATCGGTCGCGTTCGTCTGCGGATCGGACATGCACGGAACGCCGATCGCCGTCAACGCCGCGGAGGCGGGCGTCGATCCGGAGACGTTCGCGCTCGAATACCACGAACAGTACGAGTCGACGTTCCCGGAGTTCAACGTCGAGTTCGACAACTACGGCCACACCCACGACGAGACGAACACGGAGATGACCCAGTCGTTCGTCCGCTCGTGGATCGACGGCGACCACGTCTTCGAAAAGGAGATCGAGGTCGCGTGGGACGCCGAGACCGACCAGCCCCTCCCGGACCGGTTCGTCGAGGGGACCTGCCCGTACTGCGGCGAGCTCGCCCGCGGCGACGAGTGCGACGAGGGCTGTCAGCGCCACCTCGAACCCGGCGAGATCGAAGAGCCCGTCTCGACGATCACCGGCAACCCAGCCGAGTACCGCACCCGGCCGCACAAGTTCCTCCGCCTTTCGGACTTCCAGGAGTACCTGCAGGGGTTCATTGACCGCCTCGAGGGCACGGACAACGCGAGGAACCAGCCACGTGAGTGGATCGAAGGCGAACTGCAGGACCTGTGTATCACCCGCGGTATGGACTGGGGGATCGATTTCCCCGGAGAGGGAGAGGAGGACCTCGTCCTCTACGTCTGGGTCGACGCGCCGATCGAGTACGTCTCCTCGACGAAGCAGTACACAGAGCGCGTCGGTGCCGACGAGTTCGACTGGGAGGCCGTCTGGAAGAACCACGGTACCGACACCGAGCCGGATGGCGGTGAGATCGTCCACGTCATTGGCCACGACATCATTCAGCACCACACGGTCTTTTGGCCCGCGATGTTGCGCGGGGCGGAGTTCAACGAGCCGCGCGCGGTGATGGCCTGCGGGTTCGTCAACCTCGCCGGAAAGGCCTTTTCGACCTCCCGGAACCGGGCAGTCTGGGCGGACGACTACGTCGAGTCCGGATTCCACCCGGATCTGTACCGGTATCACATCGTCACGGGTAGCGAGTTCACCGCCGACGTCGACTTCTCGTGGGACGGCCTCCAAGAGCGGGTCAACAACGAGTTGGTCGGCACGCTCGGGAACTTCCTGTACCGTTCGCTGCTCTTCGCGGAGCGCAACTACGACGGCACGCCCGACGCCGAGGTGAGCGAGGAGGTCGAAACCCGGATTGAGGAGGCGATCGAGGAGTTTCGCGAGGCGGTCAACGACTACCGGGTCCGCGGCCTCGGGCGCGTGCCGGTCGAACTGGCGAAGTTCGGCAACGAGTACATCCAGCGCCACGAGCCCTGGAAGCTCACCGACAACGAGCCGGAGACGGCCGCCCAGGTCATCCGCGACTGCGTCCAGCTCTCGAAGGCAATCGCCGTGTTGATGGAGCCGGTGTTGCCCGAGAAGGCCGACGCGCTGTGGGCACAGCTCGGCGAGGACGGTCGCGTCGCGGACGTCGAGGTAGAGGCGGCGCTGTCGAGTCCGCCCGCCGCGTTCGATGCGCCCGAGGAGTTGTTCGAGAAGATCGAGGACGACCGCGTCGAGGAACTCAACGAGCAGCTCGAAGCGCGCGTCGAGGCGGCGACCGCCGACGAGGAGGCGGAGGGCGACGACTCGAACGCCGGTGACGAAGCCGCCGACGTCACCGACCTCGATCCGATCGCCGACGACCGCGTGAGCTTCGAGACGTTCTCCGAGCTCGATCTCCGCGTCGGCGAGATCGTGAGCGCCGAACCGATCGAGGGAGCCGACAAGCTCGCGAAGCTCGAGGTCGACATCGGGCTCGAGACGCGGCAGATCGTCGCCGGGATCAAACAGCTCCACGACCTCGACGAGCTGCCCGGAACCCGGATCGTCGTCGTCGCGAACCTCGAAAAGGGCGAGCTGTTCGGCGTCGAGTCCGACGGTATGCTGCTCGCCGCCGGCGAGGAGGCGGACCTTCTGACCACCCACGGGGACGCGGTTCCCGGGACGAAAGTGCGGTGA
- a CDS encoding glycosyltransferase family 2 protein yields the protein MNVSVVVPTLNDREELRGCLDAIAAENPYEVVVVNGPSTDGTSGMVRDRTDVDVLVEIDERNVNVSRNAGLDRVRGDAVGFVSPTMAVEPGWLDAVTVALEKAAAVTGPTHERLDTGVATDTAESRRIRGRTVTYFNGGNVAFSTELATTLDGFDEYLGIGGARDAAHRIAGLGHEVAWSADMCVSREAAADGGTTERDWRMRYRSLSYRLAKNYGIYPTVPLRTLRHAIADAGGGVRDVARGDAKPTSWIGNGRDVVLGGGRGYADGLRARYADRSPRRNSRGVSSRADRAVAVHDRR from the coding sequence ATGAACGTCTCGGTGGTGGTTCCGACGTTGAACGACCGTGAGGAGTTACGGGGGTGTCTCGACGCGATCGCGGCCGAGAACCCCTACGAGGTCGTCGTGGTTAACGGGCCCTCCACCGACGGGACGAGCGGGATGGTCCGGGATCGGACGGACGTCGACGTCCTCGTCGAGATCGACGAGCGGAACGTCAACGTCTCTCGAAACGCCGGACTGGATCGAGTCCGCGGCGACGCCGTGGGATTCGTTTCGCCCACGATGGCCGTCGAACCCGGATGGCTCGACGCAGTCACGGTTGCGCTGGAGAAGGCGGCGGCCGTGACGGGCCCGACCCACGAGCGACTGGACACCGGCGTCGCGACCGACACCGCCGAGTCCAGACGGATACGGGGGCGGACGGTGACGTACTTCAACGGTGGCAACGTCGCGTTCTCGACGGAGCTCGCGACCACCCTCGACGGGTTCGACGAGTACCTCGGGATCGGCGGCGCGCGCGATGCGGCCCACCGGATCGCCGGGCTCGGACACGAGGTCGCCTGGTCGGCCGACATGTGCGTCTCCAGGGAGGCGGCGGCGGACGGCGGGACGACAGAGCGCGACTGGCGAATGCGCTACCGGTCACTGTCGTACCGGTTGGCGAAGAACTACGGGATTTATCCGACCGTCCCACTCCGGACGCTCAGACACGCCATCGCGGACGCGGGCGGCGGGGTTCGAGACGTCGCCCGCGGCGACGCGAAGCCGACATCGTGGATCGGGAACGGGCGGGACGTCGTGCTCGGCGGCGGCCGCGGCTACGCGGACGGGCTTCGAGCCCGATACGCCGACAGAAGTCCGCGTCGGAATTCGCGAGGGGTCTCCTCGCGAGCGGACCGGGCCGTGGCGGTCCACGATCGGCGATGA
- the thsA gene encoding thermosome subunit alpha — MSQQMRQRRGQPLFILNEDTERTRGKDAQSSNITAGKAVAESVRTTLGPRGMDKMLVSDSGDVVITNDGATILQKMDIEHPAAQMIVEVAETQEEEVGDGTTTASVLAGQLLAQAEDLVEDDIHPTTIVEGYREAARLALEAIDEVTLTDELDDELLAAVAETSMTGKGTGDIDAAALAETIVAAVQQVRSDDGVDRDAITIRTQRGAGASATELVQGVISEEEPLNDDMPTRVDDASVAVLDLDLEVREAEIDAEYDITNVDQLNAAIEAEEAELRGYAESIAGADVDVAFVTGDVDDLVASYLAKEGVLAFDSVDDDEASSIARATGARTVGTLNDFEADDLGHAEVVRVESFGDDDLAFIEGGAAAETVTVFARGGTEHVADELERALEDALDVVTAALDAGGVVPGAGATEVAISDHIRTSVASVQGRKQLAIEAYADAIDVLPRTLAENTGMDPIDALVELRSVHDAEGRAGLISQGQSGDVGDPVEYGILDPAAVKREAVESATEAATMIARIDDVISAE; from the coding sequence ATGTCACAGCAAATGCGTCAGCGGCGCGGACAGCCGCTCTTCATTCTCAACGAGGACACGGAGCGTACCCGTGGCAAGGATGCCCAGTCGTCGAACATCACCGCCGGCAAGGCCGTCGCCGAGTCCGTACGAACCACGCTCGGCCCCCGCGGGATGGACAAAATGCTCGTCTCCGACTCGGGCGACGTCGTCATCACGAACGACGGCGCGACCATCCTCCAGAAAATGGACATCGAACACCCAGCGGCACAGATGATCGTCGAGGTCGCCGAGACCCAAGAGGAAGAGGTCGGCGACGGCACGACGACGGCATCCGTCCTCGCGGGACAGCTGCTCGCGCAGGCCGAGGACCTCGTCGAGGACGACATCCACCCGACGACGATCGTCGAGGGGTATCGAGAGGCCGCTCGCCTCGCCCTCGAGGCGATCGACGAGGTCACGCTAACGGACGAACTCGACGACGAGCTGCTCGCCGCCGTCGCCGAGACGTCGATGACCGGTAAGGGAACCGGGGACATCGACGCCGCCGCGCTCGCGGAGACGATCGTCGCCGCGGTCCAGCAGGTCCGAAGCGACGACGGCGTCGACCGCGACGCGATCACGATCCGAACCCAGCGGGGAGCGGGCGCCTCGGCGACCGAGCTCGTACAGGGCGTCATCAGCGAGGAGGAACCGCTCAACGACGACATGCCGACGCGGGTCGATGACGCGTCGGTTGCCGTGCTCGATCTCGATCTCGAGGTCCGCGAGGCCGAGATCGACGCCGAGTACGATATCACCAACGTCGACCAGCTCAACGCCGCGATCGAGGCCGAGGAAGCCGAACTCCGCGGCTACGCCGAGTCGATCGCCGGGGCCGACGTCGACGTCGCGTTCGTCACGGGTGACGTGGACGACCTCGTCGCCTCGTATCTCGCCAAGGAGGGCGTGCTTGCGTTCGACTCCGTCGACGACGACGAGGCGAGCTCAATCGCCCGTGCGACCGGCGCGCGAACGGTCGGCACGCTGAACGACTTCGAAGCCGACGATCTCGGTCACGCCGAAGTCGTCCGCGTCGAGTCCTTCGGCGACGACGACCTCGCGTTCATCGAAGGCGGTGCGGCCGCCGAGACCGTTACCGTCTTCGCCCGCGGCGGAACCGAACACGTCGCCGACGAACTCGAGCGCGCCCTCGAGGACGCGCTGGACGTCGTCACGGCCGCGCTCGACGCCGGCGGCGTCGTTCCCGGGGCCGGCGCGACCGAGGTCGCCATCTCCGATCATATCCGCACGAGCGTCGCGAGCGTTCAGGGGCGCAAGCAGCTCGCCATCGAGGCGTACGCCGACGCGATCGACGTGTTGCCGCGAACGCTCGCGGAGAACACCGGCATGGACCCCATCGACGCGCTGGTCGAACTCCGCTCGGTCCATGACGCCGAGGGCCGAGCCGGACTCATCAGCCAGGGTCAGTCGGGCGATGTCGGCGACCCCGTCGAGTACGGCATCCTCGACCCCGCCGCGGTCAAGCGCGAAGCCGTCGAGTCCGCCACCGAGGCGGCCACGATGATCGCGCGCATCGACGACGTCATCTCCGCGGAATAA
- a CDS encoding SDR family NAD(P)-dependent oxidoreductase, whose product MERLDGETVIVTGASRGLGESMAKRFAREGANTVLTARSGDELGAVADAADGETLVCPADVTDEAAVEALVETTVEEYGELTGLVNNAAIGMLSLYDERRTVAEIDADDWRKIIDVNVTGAFLCAKHAARTMEAGNVVNISSGLGRRGSAGWGPYVASKWALEGFSKTLAYELEPAINVNCLDPGGRAKTGFWDHLGEAEYETILDPDVMDGAAVLLIEQEPGDVTAESMTADEWEARLG is encoded by the coding sequence ATGGAACGACTCGACGGCGAGACGGTGATCGTGACCGGCGCGAGCCGGGGGCTGGGCGAATCGATGGCGAAGCGGTTCGCCCGCGAGGGTGCGAACACCGTGTTGACCGCCCGAAGCGGCGACGAACTGGGGGCGGTCGCGGACGCCGCGGACGGGGAGACACTCGTCTGTCCGGCCGACGTGACCGATGAAGCGGCGGTCGAAGCGCTCGTCGAGACGACGGTCGAGGAGTACGGCGAACTCACCGGGCTCGTCAACAACGCGGCGATCGGCATGTTGAGCCTCTACGACGAACGCCGGACAGTCGCGGAGATCGATGCCGACGACTGGCGAAAGATAATCGATGTAAACGTCACCGGCGCGTTCCTCTGTGCGAAACACGCCGCCCGAACCATGGAAGCCGGCAACGTCGTCAACATCTCCTCGGGGCTCGGTCGGCGCGGATCGGCCGGCTGGGGGCCGTACGTCGCCTCGAAGTGGGCGCTCGAGGGGTTCTCGAAGACGCTGGCGTACGAACTGGAACCGGCGATCAACGTCAACTGCCTCGATCCCGGCGGCCGGGCCAAGACGGGGTTTTGGGATCATCTCGGCGAGGCGGAGTACGAGACGATCCTCGACCCGGACGTGATGGACGGGGCCGCCGTGTTGCTGATCGAACAGGAGCCCGGCGATGTGACGGCCGAGTCGATGACAGCCGACGAGTGGGAAGCGCGGCTGGGTTAG